One Obesumbacterium proteus DNA window includes the following coding sequences:
- the oppF gene encoding murein tripeptide/oligopeptide ABC transporter ATP binding protein OppF — protein sequence MSNEDKKVLLEVADLKVHFEIKDNKAWFWQPAKTLKAVDGVTLRLYEGETLGVVGESGCGKSTLARALIGLVKATDGRVAWLGKSLLGMDDKHWHDVRHDIQMIFQDPLASLNPRMTIGEIIAEPLRTYHPKMARSEVKDRVRNMMMKVGLLPNLINRYPHEFSGGQCQRIGIARALILEPKLIICDEPVSALDVSIQAQVVNLLQQLQREMGLSLIFIAHDLAVVKHISDRVLVMYLGHAVELGTYDEVYHNPQHPYTKALMSAVPVPDPDLERNKKIQLLEGELPSPINPPSGCVFRTRCPIAGPECALTRPLMEGSFRHAVSCLKVDPL from the coding sequence ATGAGCAACGAAGACAAAAAAGTATTGCTCGAAGTTGCCGATCTGAAGGTTCACTTCGAGATAAAAGACAACAAGGCGTGGTTCTGGCAGCCAGCCAAAACCTTGAAAGCGGTCGATGGTGTGACGCTGCGCCTGTATGAAGGCGAAACCCTCGGCGTGGTGGGTGAATCGGGCTGCGGTAAATCAACGCTGGCGCGTGCATTAATCGGTTTAGTGAAAGCGACCGATGGCCGTGTGGCGTGGCTCGGTAAGAGCCTGCTGGGGATGGACGACAAACATTGGCACGACGTTCGCCACGATATCCAGATGATTTTCCAAGATCCGCTGGCGTCGCTGAACCCGCGCATGACCATCGGTGAAATCATTGCGGAGCCGCTGCGGACATATCATCCCAAGATGGCGCGCAGCGAGGTGAAAGATCGCGTCAGAAACATGATGATGAAAGTGGGTTTATTGCCGAACCTGATTAACCGCTATCCTCATGAATTCTCCGGCGGTCAGTGCCAGCGTATCGGGATTGCCCGCGCACTGATTTTGGAACCCAAGCTGATTATTTGTGATGAGCCGGTTTCCGCGCTCGATGTGTCGATTCAGGCGCAGGTGGTTAACCTACTGCAACAGCTTCAGCGAGAAATGGGGCTGTCACTGATCTTTATCGCGCACGATCTTGCCGTGGTAAAACATATTTCCGACCGCGTTCTGGTGATGTACCTCGGTCACGCCGTCGAGCTCGGCACCTATGATGAGGTGTACCACAATCCTCAGCATCCTTACACCAAAGCGCTGATGTCTGCAGTGCCGGTTCCCGATCCCGATTTAGAGCGCAACAAAAAAATTCAGCTATTGGAAGGGGAACTGCCTTCACCGATTAACCCACCTTCTGGCTGTGTATTCCGCACTCGCTGTCCGATTGCTGGGCCAGAATGTGCATTAACGCGCCCGTTAATGGAGGGAAGTTTCCGCCATGCGGTTTCGTGTTTGAAGGTCGATCCGCTTTAG